ttaactATTGGTAATTTctagattatatgtataggcatataataatgcatcatatctataatattaaactttattaatatacttatattttattttttaactattttaaaatataatatatttatacctcgaaatttaaaaattaatagtgattaatctactattatacctttatgataaataaattaaagtgTATGAagcaacttctattaatacaattacaacttcaaaaaatgttagaagcataacaataatttatagattatgttatattgtcgattctcgatcgatattcatgaatctatattttatgattatctattatacattagtaatataattaattaacattaaaaatataatcattaatatggaggtatattatattgtaggtaattgttccaaatgaaccgaattataatttatactatgatatataatattattatactgttaggttatcaaaatatgattttaatcaaaataaatatgatacaagttataagttttactaaataaaattttcgtataataaagaaacatattatgatatgcataattcattataattatgattaacaaactttatataataaataattacgatatagcataatatgaattaatatatgtaatatggttattttactttaatcatattaaatatatattaacactcaattatatttattataacttatgaacaAACGTGATGTAccccttttcatattaatgacaATGCTCCTTTGGaagtacatatttttaaccTCATCTCgaaattaaacatacgggatgatacatatatttaattagtgttcgaattataaaaaattaaatgagatataatacttagccctaacccgaatgtGGGTTTCACAATATCAAAATTATGCGAAAATTATGatcaaaatttatatatttccaaatagacaatttcttaaaatacaTCAATCGTCATATtcagaataatttattaatgatcagtttcttctttatattttttattttttctcttaaacattgcttttgagatcgtttccgaaatccaaataacgaaaactaatataaaaaattttaaaaatgtataatttatttatattcacaaaTTAATCAGTGCTgaatatattgtttaattgacttattatttaccttatatgcaattcccaagaaaattgatacggcaacaaatataaatccAATTGAAATTAGTGTGCTTTTTATTACAAATTTTCGTGAATATGTTGGAAGTAATGGAAAATCATAACATAtactttttaaattataataatcatcTGATAATGTAGATAATAATTGATTATAGGGGCTGTTTATACCATTATAATAATCTTCATTAagttcatcatatttttcaacaaattcTTCAGCTTTTTCTAAATAATTATCGCAATCTCCATTTTCTGAATCAAATTCATTATACATACTACATAATGtattaaatgcatcataaaatttagacataaCTTTAATATCAATACTCATCAAATCTTCTTTTATATCTATAAGTTCATTATAAGTCTGATAACCAGTAACCTCTTTTATTTTCTGATTATACTTATTAtctttatcatcattatttatatatgtttcatAAAAAAGGCCTATAGTGCCGTTCTCATTATTTTTGATACGGTTTAACATATACCCTAACCATATCAAAATGTaatcaacaatattgatCTTTCTTTTTGCAACAGAATTAAACTGGGTAAAACCCGCAAAGAACTcatcaaacaaatataaacatccagcattaaCTTTTCCGAAAGGATCATCACATGATCCTTTATcacaatattttttcaaatttttattaatatttgtattatttccTACAACCAATCCATCGGAAATCCATTCCCATACATTATTGAACCTTTTACACTAAGAAATCAgttaaaacaattaataaaaacgcaaattattaaaataaagtttaatgatatttatatgtaatacaatataaaaaaatgtaaaggaaactattattattaaaaaatgcatataccacttccttattcattataatgggttttattttttatttgtaaattggGTACAATCATCctgtttttatatacactCCACCAAAAACGTAACGCAAATACTTTAGCACTATATATAACagctgtctgt
This genomic window from Plasmodium yoelii strain 17X genome assembly, chromosome: 7 contains:
- a CDS encoding PIR protein; the protein is MNKEVCKRFNNVWEWISDGLVVGNNTNINKNLKKYCDKGSCDDPFGKVNAGCLYLFDEFFAGFTQFNSVAKRKINIVDYILIWLGYMLNRIKNNENGTIGLFYETYINNDDKDNKYNQKIKEVTGYQTYNELIDIKEDLMSIDIKVMSKFYDAFNTLCSMYNEFDSENGDCDNYLEKAEEFVEKYDELNEDYYNGINSPYNQLLSTLSDDYYNLKSICYDFPLLPTYSRKFVIKSTLISIGFIFVAVSIFLGIAYKFSLFGFRKRSQKQCLREKIKNIKKKLIINKLF